The genomic segment CGCAGGTCTGAACGGAGCCGAGCGCCACGTCGCGCAGCGTGGCAAAGGTGAGTCCCCCTTGCGCGGCCGCGATGATCATGGCGCCGACCACGCCGATGGCGGCGGCCTCCGACGGCGTCGCGAGCCCGCCATACATCGAGCCGAGCACGGCGACGATCAGGGCCACCACGGGCGCGAGCTCGCGCAGGGCCGACAGCCGCTCGCCGAGACTCACATGCCGCAGGGCGCGCTCGCTCTCCGGCACGAGCTCCGGACGGATCGTGGTGTGCACCATGATCCATGCCATGAAGCACAAGGCGAGCAGGACACCCGGCACGAAGCCCGCCGTGAACAAGCGCAGCACGGATTCGTCGGCGAGCACGCCATAGATGATCATGATCGTGCTCGGCGGAATGAGGAAGCCGAGCGTGCCGGCGCCCGCAAGGCTGCCCACCGCGATGGGGCGGGCATAACCGCGCCGTTCGAGTTCGCTGAGTGCGATCCGCCCCACCACCTGCGTCGTCGCCGCCGACGAGCCTGAAACGGCTGCGAAGATCGAGGAGCCGGCCACATTCACATGGAGCAGCCGCCCCGGCAGCAGCCCAGCCCAGGGGGCGAGCCCGTCGAACAGCGCGCGCGACAGCCGCGTGCGGAACAGGAACTCGCCCATGACGATGAAGAGCGGCAGGGCGATCAGCTCCGGCGTGGTGAGGATGTTGAAGACATATTGAGGCAGGAGCCGGTCGACCGGAATGCTGCGGAAGGTATAGAGCAGGACGACGGCGGTGAAGATCAGGGTCAGCCCGATCCAGACGCCGCTCGCCAGCGTGCCGAACAGGACGGCGAGAAGGGTCGTGGCAATCGAGGTCATTCGCCCGCTCCCGACACCTTGAAGCGTTCATCGTCCGGCCTGAGCCCCAGAAGGCAGCGCAGGAGGCGCGCGGCCATCTGGACGGCCAGCATGATCGCCCCCGCCGCGAGAGCGGCCTGAGGGATCCACAGCGGGGTGAAGCTGCCGCCCGAGATCTGCCCGCCCTGCCACGACCGCACGGCGAAGACGACGAGCGACCAGGCGAGGAAGCCGGTGACCAGGAGACCGATCAGCGAGGCCACCGTCTCCACGACCCGCCGCCCCCGGGCCCGCAACCGCGCGAGCAGCACCGACATGCGGATATGCGAGCCCGCGCGCAGGGCGAGCGCGGAGCCGAACAGGAAGGCTGAGCCCATGAGATAGGCGCTGTATTCCCACGCGATGGAGATGCCGCCGGGCAGCGACGGGAACAGGCGCGAGGCGGCCGCCGTCACGATCTCCGCGGAAATCAGGCAGGTCAGCCCCGCAAGGCAGGCCGCCGCGAGCCAGCCGCCGAGCACGGCCAGCCCGTCGGCGGCCGACAGGACCGCCGCGACGGGCGCGGGCACCGCCGGTGCGGCCGCGCCCGCCAGGGTGTCGTCGGACACCTCAGCCTCTCCCGAGCTCTTCGAGATAGGCCTCCACGATGGGGCCGGCCTGCGGCACGCGCTCGATGAAGGCGTCCTTGAGCGGAGCGGTGCGCGCCTGCATCTCGGCCCGCATCTCCGGCAAAATGGCCATGACCTCCATGCCGTTGTCGGTCAGGAGCTTCAGGCTTTCCTTGTCGTTCCGGACCGAGACCTCCCAGAAGCCCGGCTCCATCTCGCGGGCCAGCGCCTCGATCTTCTCGCGGTTTGCCGGCGAGATCTCGTTCCAGCGGTCGAGATTGATATTGACCATCTGCGACGACCAGACGTGGTTCGTCGGATAGATCGTCTCCAGGAACTCCCAGAACTTGCCGTCCACGCCGGAGGTCGCCGAGGTCGACACGCCGTCGACACGGCCGGAGGCGAGCGCCGGCACCACTTCGCCCCACGGCATCAGGATCGCCGACATGCCGAGCGCGTTGCACATGTCCTGCGCGTTCTTGTCGGGCACGCGGATCTTGACCCCCTCGAGCCCCGCAAGGCCGTCGGCCTTGATCTTGAGATGGAGGTACTGGGTCGGCCACGGCACCATATAAAGGATCTTCTGGTTGTTCTTCGCCGCGATCTCGTCATAGGCGGGCCGCAGATATTTGTGCAGCACCTTCAGCTCGTCCGCCGAGCCGACCAGGAACGGGATCGATTCCGTGCCGAGCAGCGGCTCGTCGCCGATCTGCTGGATATTGAGCACATCGGCCATGGGCACGAGCCCGTCGCGAACCGCGCGCAGCTGCTCCGGCCCCTTGAACCCCAGCGCACCGCCCGACTGCACTGTGATGGCCACCGCCCCGTCGGTCGCCTTGCCGACGGCGTCCGCGAAGGCGACGGCGTTCTGCGTGTGGAAGTTTCCGTCGGGCCAGACGGTGGCGAGGTCCAGCGTGACCGCGGCGGAGGCCCGCCGCACGACGGAGGCCGAGGCGACGGTCGCCGTCGCGGCTGCCAGGAAATTGCGTCTCGTGATCATCGATCTTCCCCTCTCTTGTTATCCCAGAACCGACAAGGACGGACGACATGCGGGACTTTGCGCCCGCTTATCCGGTCGTCTCGCCATAGGCCGTGGCGTTCTCCGCGGTCACCAGCCCGTCGGCGAGGTCGGCGGCCACCTTGTCGCGGTCGCGCGATGCCGGATCGCCGATCCCTGCCCCGCCCGGCGTCATCACCACCAGACGGTCGCCCGGCGGAACCTCCTGAAACCCCTTGCCCCTGAGCTTCGTCCCCGATTTCAGGCCAACATAGCCCGCCGCGCCGTCATGGCCGCCGTCGCGGCCGCGCGGGGGATGGTCTATGCGGTCGAAGGCGGCGAGGATCTCGAACGGCGCGCCGACACCGCTCTCCACCTCGATGATCTGGCCGTGCCCGCCGCGCATGCGCCCGGGGCCGCCGGAATCGGGCCTGAGCTCCTTGCGCCAGAAAATGAGCGGGGTCTGCGTCTCCGCGATCTCCACCGGCGTGCCGCGCACACCGCTGGGATAGGCGGTCGCCGACAGCCCGTCCTTGCCGTGGCGCGCGCCCGTTCCGCCATTCGACGTGACCGCCATGGAGAAGCCGTAATTGCCGCCGGTGCCGGACTGGGTGCGCCCGCGCACATTGAGGTTCCACAGGCACGACGTGCCCTCCGCCGGCACGCGCTCGGGGATCACCTGCTTCAGGCAGCCGAAAACCACATCGGGCAGCATCTGGCCGATCACATGGCGCGAGGCGACCGGCGCGGGCTTCGGCGCATTGAGGATCGAGCCCTCCGGCGCGGAAACCGTCAGCGGCGCCAGCGAGCCGGCATTGTTCGGGATCGCGTTCGCCACCACGCAGCCGAGCCCGAAGACCGTATAGGCGGTGGTGTAGGAGAGCGGCACGTTGATGCCGTGCCGCGACGCCTCCGACGTGCCGTCGAAATCGACATGGATGCCGTCCTCCGACACGGTCAGCGACGCGGCCAGCGTCACCGGCGCGTCATAGCCGTCGACCGTCATCTCGTTGTGCCACGTGCCCCTGGGGAGCTTCGCGACCTCCTCCAGCACGGCCTCCCTGGAGCGCGCGCAGATATGGTCGGCGAGCGTATCGAGCGTGTCGATGCCGAACTCGTCCATCATCTCCACGAGCCGGTCGGCGCCGACATCGTTGCAGGCGGCCAGCGAATAGGTGTCGCCCTCGGTGTCCACCGGCAGGCGGGTATTGGCGCGGATCATCGCCATGACAGATGTGTTGACGCGCCCCTCCTCGATGAGCTTGAGCATCGGGATGTAGAGGCCCTCCATGAACACGTCCGTCGCATCCGGGCCGAAGCCGATGCCGCCGATATCCATGAGATGGCTGGTGCAGGAGAACAGCGCGACGGGACGGCCGTTCTTGAAGCACGGCGTGGTCACCACGAAGTCGTTCAGGTGCCCGGTGCCCATCCAGGGATCGTTGGTGATGTAGGCGTCGCCCGGCTTCATCGTGGCGACCGGGAAATGGTCGATGAAGTGCTTCACCGATTCCGCCATGGAATTGACATGGCCGGGCGTCCCGGTGACCGCCTGGGCGAGCATCCGGCCCTGGAGATCGAACACCCCCGCCGACAGGTCGCCGCATTCGCGCACGATGGGGGAGAAGGCGGTGCGCATCAGCACCTGCCCCTGTTCCTCCACCACCGCGACGAGGCGGTTCCACATGATCTGCAGGTCGATGAGGCCGACGCCGTTCTCGCTCATGGATCCCTCCCTCAGGCCGCCTTGCGGTTCATGACGATGCAGCCGGCGCCGTCGATATGGGCATCGAAGCTCGCCGCCACGAAGGTGGACGTCTCCGACTCCGCGATCACTGCCGGACCTGCGACCCGCGCCCCCGGCGCCATGTCGTCCCGGCGGTAGAGCGGCACCTCGATGGTCTCGCCCGCGCGCCCGTCGAAGAACCGGCGCACGCCCGCCGGCATGGGCGCCGGCGCGTCCGCCACGGGCGCGACGGGCGCCTCGTGACGCGCCTCCGTCGTCACCAGGACCGACCAGCTCAGGATTTCCACCGCGGCGCCCGGAA from the Kaustia mangrovi genome contains:
- a CDS encoding TRAP transporter large permease, which translates into the protein MTSIATTLLAVLFGTLASGVWIGLTLIFTAVVLLYTFRSIPVDRLLPQYVFNILTTPELIALPLFIVMGEFLFRTRLSRALFDGLAPWAGLLPGRLLHVNVAGSSIFAAVSGSSAATTQVVGRIALSELERRGYARPIAVGSLAGAGTLGFLIPPSTIMIIYGVLADESVLRLFTAGFVPGVLLALCFMAWIMVHTTIRPELVPESERALRHVSLGERLSALRELAPVVALIVAVLGSMYGGLATPSEAAAIGVVGAMIIAAAQGGLTFATLRDVALGSVQTCAMIGLIVLGASILGNVAAILGVPRAIAGFVEGLGLAPFALILVLMLVYLVLGCFLDGFSMIVMTLPVVLPLVAGAGFDTVWFGIFLVLVVEMSQITPPLGFNLFVIQGLTGEGLMTITRHTLPYLLILVGFVVLMALFPDIALFLPRLLLG
- a CDS encoding hydantoinase B/oxoprolinase family protein, producing the protein MSENGVGLIDLQIMWNRLVAVVEEQGQVLMRTAFSPIVRECGDLSAGVFDLQGRMLAQAVTGTPGHVNSMAESVKHFIDHFPVATMKPGDAYITNDPWMGTGHLNDFVVTTPCFKNGRPVALFSCTSHLMDIGGIGFGPDATDVFMEGLYIPMLKLIEEGRVNTSVMAMIRANTRLPVDTEGDTYSLAACNDVGADRLVEMMDEFGIDTLDTLADHICARSREAVLEEVAKLPRGTWHNEMTVDGYDAPVTLAASLTVSEDGIHVDFDGTSEASRHGINVPLSYTTAYTVFGLGCVVANAIPNNAGSLAPLTVSAPEGSILNAPKPAPVASRHVIGQMLPDVVFGCLKQVIPERVPAEGTSCLWNLNVRGRTQSGTGGNYGFSMAVTSNGGTGARHGKDGLSATAYPSGVRGTPVEIAETQTPLIFWRKELRPDSGGPGRMRGGHGQIIEVESGVGAPFEILAAFDRIDHPPRGRDGGHDGAAGYVGLKSGTKLRGKGFQEVPPGDRLVVMTPGGAGIGDPASRDRDKVAADLADGLVTAENATAYGETTG
- a CDS encoding TRAP transporter substrate-binding protein encodes the protein MITRRNFLAAATATVASASVVRRASAAVTLDLATVWPDGNFHTQNAVAFADAVGKATDGAVAITVQSGGALGFKGPEQLRAVRDGLVPMADVLNIQQIGDEPLLGTESIPFLVGSADELKVLHKYLRPAYDEIAAKNNQKILYMVPWPTQYLHLKIKADGLAGLEGVKIRVPDKNAQDMCNALGMSAILMPWGEVVPALASGRVDGVSTSATSGVDGKFWEFLETIYPTNHVWSSQMVNINLDRWNEISPANREKIEALAREMEPGFWEVSVRNDKESLKLLTDNGMEVMAILPEMRAEMQARTAPLKDAFIERVPQAGPIVEAYLEELGRG
- a CDS encoding TRAP transporter small permease subunit, coding for MSDDTLAGAAAPAVPAPVAAVLSAADGLAVLGGWLAAACLAGLTCLISAEIVTAAASRLFPSLPGGISIAWEYSAYLMGSAFLFGSALALRAGSHIRMSVLLARLRARGRRVVETVASLIGLLVTGFLAWSLVVFAVRSWQGGQISGGSFTPLWIPQAALAAGAIMLAVQMAARLLRCLLGLRPDDERFKVSGAGE